A part of Brachybacterium faecium DSM 4810 genomic DNA contains:
- a CDS encoding ABC-type multidrug transport system, ATPase and permease component (PFAM: ABC transporter transmembrane region; ABC transporter) yields MTLLRLVLKGLKPYWIWVLLVVLFQIVGVLAALYLPTLNADIIDDGVAKADIPVIWDLGMLMLLISLGNIIALVSANFFAARSAMRVGKDLRSSVFSRVGSFSPRELAEFGTPSLITRSTNDVQQVQMLVFFSLNMLVQAPVTGIGGVVLALRVEPGMAWLIAVMVPVMLVAVGILIARAAPLFKQMQGTIDAINGVLREQITGIRVLRAFVREDRERDRYGVVNDQLTSLNYRIGLLMILINPIIMFILNLSSVLVLLVAAPRIDSGQMEVGSITAFIAYLMQILIAVMMATFMTMMIPRAMVSADRITEVLRTETSVHQRTDGVRELEGPIELTFEDVSFTYPGAERPVLENISFSARAGQTVAIIGGTGAGKTTLVNLVPRLMDASEGRVLLNGHDVRDLDARVLWDRVGLVPQRPYLFSGTVASNLRFGNPAADEQELWHALTVAQGRDFVAAMPTQLESPIAQGGTNVSGGQRQRLCIARALAAEPSLYLFDDSFSALDLTTDAKLRAALVPETRDALMLIVAQRIATITTADLILVLDNGRIIAQGTHAELLESSETYQEIVRSQGVEEEVA; encoded by the coding sequence GTGACCCTGCTGCGCCTGGTGCTGAAGGGCCTGAAGCCGTACTGGATCTGGGTGCTCCTGGTGGTGCTGTTCCAGATCGTCGGCGTGCTGGCCGCTCTCTACCTGCCCACCCTGAACGCCGACATCATCGACGACGGCGTCGCCAAGGCCGACATCCCGGTGATCTGGGACCTCGGCATGCTGATGCTGCTCATCTCCCTCGGCAACATCATCGCGCTGGTCTCGGCGAACTTCTTCGCCGCCCGGTCCGCGATGCGGGTGGGCAAGGACCTGCGCTCCTCGGTGTTCTCGCGGGTGGGCTCCTTCTCCCCGCGCGAGCTGGCGGAGTTCGGCACCCCCTCGCTCATCACCCGCTCCACGAACGACGTCCAGCAGGTGCAGATGCTGGTGTTCTTCTCGCTGAACATGCTGGTCCAGGCCCCGGTGACGGGCATCGGCGGCGTGGTGCTGGCGCTGCGGGTGGAGCCGGGGATGGCCTGGCTCATCGCGGTGATGGTGCCGGTGATGCTGGTGGCCGTCGGGATCCTCATCGCCCGCGCCGCGCCGCTGTTCAAGCAGATGCAGGGCACGATCGACGCGATCAACGGGGTGCTGCGCGAGCAGATCACCGGCATCCGCGTGCTGCGCGCCTTCGTGCGCGAGGACCGCGAGCGGGACCGCTACGGCGTGGTCAACGACCAGCTCACCTCCCTGAACTACCGCATCGGGCTGCTGATGATCCTCATCAACCCGATCATCATGTTCATCCTCAACCTCTCCAGCGTGCTGGTGCTGCTGGTCGCGGCGCCGCGCATCGACTCGGGCCAGATGGAGGTCGGCTCGATCACCGCGTTCATCGCCTACCTGATGCAGATCCTCATCGCGGTGATGATGGCGACCTTCATGACGATGATGATCCCGCGCGCGATGGTCTCCGCGGACCGCATCACCGAGGTGCTGCGCACCGAGACCTCCGTCCACCAGCGCACCGACGGCGTGCGGGAGCTGGAGGGCCCGATCGAGCTGACCTTCGAGGACGTCTCCTTCACCTATCCCGGCGCCGAGCGCCCGGTGCTCGAGAACATCTCCTTCTCCGCCCGGGCCGGGCAGACGGTCGCGATCATCGGCGGCACCGGCGCCGGCAAGACCACCCTGGTCAACCTGGTGCCCCGCCTCATGGATGCTTCCGAGGGGCGGGTGCTGCTGAACGGCCACGACGTGCGCGACCTCGACGCCCGTGTGCTCTGGGACCGGGTGGGCCTGGTCCCGCAGCGGCCCTACCTGTTCTCCGGCACGGTCGCCTCGAACCTGCGGTTCGGGAACCCGGCGGCCGACGAGCAGGAGCTGTGGCATGCGCTCACCGTGGCGCAGGGCCGCGACTTCGTCGCCGCGATGCCCACCCAGCTCGAGTCGCCGATCGCGCAGGGCGGCACCAACGTCTCCGGCGGGCAGCGGCAGCGGCTGTGCATCGCCCGCGCCCTCGCCGCGGAGCCGTCGCTGTACCTGTTCGACGATTCCTTCAGCGCCCTCGACCTCACCACCGACGCGAAGCTGCGCGCGGCGCTGGTCCCCGAGACCCGTGACGCGCTGATGCTCATCGTCGCGCAGCGCATCGCGACCATCACGACCGCGGATCTGATCCTCGTGCTGGACAACGGCCGGATCATCGCGCAGGGCACCCATGCCGAGCTGCTCGAGAGCTCGGAGACGTACCAGGAGATCGTCCGCTCGCAGGGCGTCGAGGAGGAGGTGGCCTGA
- a CDS encoding methylase involved in ubiquinone/menaquinone biosynthesis (PFAM: Methyltransferase domain), with protein MPAELNPPIPPISSRDEPRFGSVERKRALAAAFQEQGEDYDRLRPGYPSGALDAMLAQVTASRGDAAAGAGTLRAIDLGAGTGKLSWALVERGMDVTAVDTSPAMLETARRRGGADPTGPAPSAGARVPSAGAPAPSAAPGLTTHLAAAEATGLPTGSADLVTVAQAWHWFDAEAASAEVARLLAPGGVLALVWNMLDVTIPWVHRLSRIMHAGDIHREDFRPSTGPELELAERSVHQWEDPMPTGDVIDLARTRSYVITAPEERRAKVLANLDWYLHEHLGHPRGGTVGVPYRTDLFVYRAVAGTAQ; from the coding sequence GTGCCCGCTGAGCTGAACCCGCCCATCCCGCCGATCTCCTCACGGGATGAGCCCCGCTTCGGCAGCGTCGAGCGGAAGCGGGCCCTCGCCGCCGCCTTCCAGGAGCAGGGCGAGGACTACGACCGCCTGCGCCCGGGCTACCCCTCCGGCGCGCTCGATGCGATGCTCGCGCAGGTCACGGCCTCTCGCGGCGACGCGGCTGCGGGGGCGGGCACGCTCCGCGCGATCGACCTCGGAGCCGGCACGGGCAAGCTGTCTTGGGCGCTCGTGGAACGGGGGATGGACGTCACCGCCGTCGACACCAGCCCCGCCATGCTCGAGACGGCGCGGCGCCGCGGCGGCGCAGACCCCACCGGGCCCGCCCCGTCGGCCGGTGCTCGCGTCCCGTCGGCCGGTGCACCCGCTCCGTCGGCCGCGCCCGGGCTCACCACCCACCTCGCCGCCGCCGAGGCGACCGGACTGCCCACCGGCTCCGCCGATCTGGTCACCGTCGCCCAGGCATGGCACTGGTTCGATGCCGAGGCCGCCTCGGCGGAGGTGGCGCGGCTGCTGGCGCCCGGGGGAGTGCTCGCCCTGGTGTGGAACATGCTCGACGTGACGATCCCGTGGGTGCACCGCCTCTCCCGGATCATGCACGCCGGCGACATCCACCGCGAGGACTTCCGGCCCAGCACCGGCCCCGAGCTCGAGCTGGCGGAGCGCAGCGTGCACCAGTGGGAGGACCCGATGCCCACCGGCGACGTCATCGACCTCGCCCGCACCCGCAGCTACGTGATCACCGCCCCCGAGGAGCGCCGCGCGAAGGTGCTCGCGAACCTCGACTGGTACCTGCACGAGCACCTGGGCCATCCGCGCGGCGGCACGGTCGGCGTCCCGTACCGCACCGACCTGTTCGTGTACCGGGCCGTCGCCGGGACCGCGCAGTGA
- a CDS encoding ABC-type multidrug transport system, ATPase and permease component (PFAM: ABC transporter; ABC transporter transmembrane region), translating to MTAAPTRDSSSLGVEERTDESSLETVRRGLALTPNALRGVWITILLAVIATAGKVVVPIAVQAILDRGIIQPEVPDVAFVAGAAGLAAAVLLATAVCNVVMNRRLFRLAESSLATLRKRAFRHIHDLSLLTQGTEQRGALVSRVTSDVDTVSQFMSFGGIMLVVMTMQLFLATAVMVFYSWPLAIVVWLCYLPILLVMGTLQRRIRARFQHVRTEVGRMLGSVSEALVGSATVRAYGIEARTRRTQEARVRDVRDAQFSVLKPQSASFFLSETADGLATAVVIVVGIVLGTGMLGIDLPGGDLTAGGVVAFVFLVSLFSQPVRMGIEMLMQAQNAVAGWRRVLGVLDTPADVADPGGAIDPRTGERSAPVPGARALPEGLLDIGIEDLRFTYPTGPEVLHGISVDIPARSRIAIVGETGSGKTTFAKLLTRMMDPASGEIRIGGVPLQLIPYSSLRSRVIMVPQEGFLFDTTVGGNLLYGRPDATVEEMRRALDELGLGTWADELPEGLDTPVGQRGESLSAGERQLVALARAYLADPDIIVLDEATSAVDPAADVRLQQAIDGLARGRTTITIAHRLSTAEHADRIMVLDQGDLVEQGTHAELVDLDGGIYAGLHRSWVAHRAER from the coding sequence ATGACCGCCGCCCCCACCCGTGACTCCTCGAGCCTCGGCGTCGAGGAACGCACCGACGAATCCTCCCTCGAGACCGTTCGCCGCGGCCTCGCCCTGACCCCGAACGCCCTGCGCGGCGTGTGGATCACGATCCTGCTCGCCGTGATCGCCACCGCCGGCAAGGTGGTGGTGCCCATCGCGGTGCAGGCGATCCTCGACCGCGGCATCATCCAGCCCGAGGTGCCGGACGTCGCCTTCGTCGCCGGCGCCGCGGGGCTGGCCGCCGCGGTGCTGCTGGCCACCGCCGTGTGCAACGTGGTGATGAACCGGCGCCTGTTCCGCCTGGCCGAGTCCTCGCTCGCCACGCTGCGCAAGCGCGCCTTCCGGCACATCCACGACCTCTCGCTGCTCACCCAGGGCACCGAGCAGCGCGGTGCGCTCGTCTCCCGCGTGACCAGCGACGTCGACACCGTCAGCCAGTTCATGAGCTTCGGCGGGATCATGCTCGTGGTGATGACCATGCAGCTGTTCCTCGCCACCGCGGTGATGGTGTTCTACTCGTGGCCGCTGGCGATCGTGGTGTGGCTCTGCTACCTGCCGATCCTGCTGGTCATGGGCACCCTCCAGCGCCGCATCCGGGCCCGCTTCCAGCACGTGCGCACCGAGGTGGGGCGCATGCTGGGCAGCGTCTCCGAGGCGCTCGTCGGCTCCGCGACCGTGCGCGCCTACGGCATCGAGGCCCGCACCCGGCGCACCCAGGAGGCGCGGGTGCGCGACGTGCGCGACGCCCAGTTCTCCGTGCTCAAGCCGCAGTCCGCCTCCTTCTTCCTCTCGGAGACGGCCGACGGCCTCGCCACCGCCGTGGTGATCGTGGTGGGCATCGTGCTGGGCACCGGGATGCTCGGCATCGACCTGCCCGGCGGCGACCTCACCGCCGGCGGCGTGGTCGCCTTCGTCTTCCTCGTCTCCCTGTTCAGCCAGCCGGTGCGGATGGGCATCGAGATGCTGATGCAGGCGCAGAACGCGGTGGCCGGCTGGCGGCGCGTGCTCGGCGTGCTCGACACCCCGGCCGACGTCGCCGACCCCGGCGGCGCGATCGACCCGCGCACCGGGGAGCGCTCCGCGCCCGTGCCCGGGGCGAGGGCGCTGCCGGAGGGTCTGCTGGACATCGGCATCGAGGATCTGCGCTTCACCTACCCCACCGGGCCCGAGGTGCTGCACGGCATCAGCGTGGACATCCCCGCCCGCTCCCGCATCGCGATCGTGGGCGAGACCGGCAGCGGCAAGACCACCTTCGCGAAGCTGCTCACCCGCATGATGGACCCGGCCTCCGGCGAGATCCGCATCGGCGGCGTCCCGCTGCAGCTCATCCCCTACTCCTCGCTGCGCTCGCGCGTGATCATGGTGCCGCAGGAGGGCTTCCTCTTCGACACCACGGTGGGCGGGAACCTGCTCTACGGCAGGCCCGACGCGACCGTCGAGGAGATGCGCCGGGCGCTGGACGAGCTGGGACTGGGCACCTGGGCCGACGAGCTGCCCGAAGGCCTGGACACCCCCGTCGGTCAGCGCGGCGAATCGCTCAGCGCGGGGGAGCGGCAGCTGGTCGCGCTGGCCCGCGCCTACCTCGCCGATCCGGACATCATCGTGCTCGACGAGGCCACCAGCGCCGTCGACCCCGCGGCGGACGTGCGCCTCCAGCAGGCGATCGACGGCCTCGCCCGCGGCCGCACCACCATCACCATCGCCCACCGCCTCTCCACCGCCGAGCACGCGGACCGCATCATGGTGCTCGACCAGGGCGACCTCGTCGAGCAGGGCACGCACGCCGAGCTCGTCGACCTCGACGGCGGCATCTACGCGGGCCTGCACCGCTCCTGGGTCGCGCATCGCGCCGAGCGGTGA
- a CDS encoding ABC-type multidrug transport system, ATPase and permease component (PFAM: ABC transporter transmembrane region; ABC transporter), which produces MNPLATTSRPARSDSARPERDPSRPSAVRPLSGSQHPAVLIPGLKRLLIGSWEQKRWFLLALVGATAFGLLQIATSAIVGRVTEDVVVPSFRDGSPELGLIAAGGLAILGIAVARAVTVMARRVFAAAAQFELFGLYRERLVAVYAKVPLLWHRRQSTGTLLSSVYSDVEATFFAMAPFPFALSTIAMLIYATFVVARIDPVILLVMLALIVLLIILNVLLQRFATPIATRSQQLRAEVAEIAHESFDGANVVKSLGREDVEEQRFDRAADDLREAGIRFGYVRGWFDPLIDALPNLGILAVAVLGAWRIGDGHLTTGQLVEVAYLFTLMSLPIRSFGWVLGDLSRTVVGGGRVQQILDVVEERTYGPDPLPEGPGALELESVTFEYRDDPAEVILGRGQDVDDHVRTSTALHEVSLRADPDAGTRVLAVVGATGSGKSTLALLTAGLVHPTSGAIRLDGADLRSLTADALSADVALVLQQAFVFDETVRWNVTLGDDIDEATVRWALRVAQAEAFVDALPQGLDTELGERGGSLSGGQRQRIALARALARRPRLLILDDATSACDPSVELAILDGIRREMTESTLLLIAYRKSTISLADQVVFLDHGRVSDAGTHEELRSRSAGYRGLVDAYDEAAISHSLLEASKPQPSDGPDPSVAVPEQRARAVADARQRHGSSRYRHEDDTHVDDETCMDEGAPRDREGTRAHDAHDAPEDPAAPTADDEREEDR; this is translated from the coding sequence ATGAACCCCCTCGCCACCACCTCCCGTCCCGCCCGGTCCGACTCCGCCCGCCCGGAGCGCGACCCCTCCCGCCCCTCGGCCGTCCGGCCCCTGAGCGGCTCCCAGCACCCCGCCGTGCTGATCCCCGGGCTGAAGCGCCTGCTCATCGGCTCCTGGGAGCAGAAGCGCTGGTTCCTGCTCGCGCTCGTCGGCGCCACCGCCTTCGGGCTGCTGCAGATCGCGACCTCCGCGATCGTCGGCCGCGTCACCGAGGACGTCGTCGTCCCCTCCTTCCGGGACGGCTCCCCGGAGCTGGGGCTGATCGCCGCCGGCGGCCTGGCGATCCTCGGCATCGCCGTGGCCCGCGCCGTGACCGTCATGGCCCGCCGCGTCTTCGCCGCCGCCGCGCAGTTCGAGCTCTTCGGGCTCTACCGCGAGCGCCTCGTGGCCGTGTACGCGAAGGTGCCGCTGCTGTGGCACCGCCGCCAGTCCACCGGCACCCTGCTCAGCTCGGTCTACTCCGACGTCGAGGCGACCTTCTTCGCGATGGCGCCGTTCCCCTTCGCGCTGTCCACCATCGCGATGCTGATCTACGCGACCTTCGTGGTGGCCCGCATCGACCCGGTGATCCTGCTGGTCATGCTCGCGCTGATCGTGCTGCTGATCATCCTCAACGTGCTGCTGCAGCGGTTCGCCACCCCCATCGCCACACGCTCCCAGCAGCTGCGCGCCGAGGTCGCCGAGATCGCCCACGAGTCCTTCGACGGCGCCAACGTGGTCAAGTCGCTGGGCCGCGAGGACGTCGAGGAGCAGCGCTTCGACCGCGCCGCCGACGACCTGCGCGAGGCGGGCATCCGCTTCGGCTACGTGCGCGGCTGGTTCGACCCGCTGATCGACGCGCTGCCCAACCTCGGCATCCTCGCCGTGGCGGTGCTCGGCGCGTGGCGGATCGGCGACGGCCACCTCACCACCGGCCAGCTGGTCGAGGTCGCCTACCTGTTCACGCTGATGTCCCTGCCGATCCGCTCCTTCGGCTGGGTGCTCGGCGACCTCTCCCGCACCGTCGTCGGCGGCGGCCGCGTCCAGCAGATCCTCGACGTCGTCGAGGAGCGCACCTACGGCCCCGACCCGCTGCCCGAGGGGCCCGGCGCGCTCGAGCTCGAGTCCGTCACCTTCGAGTACCGCGACGACCCGGCCGAGGTGATCCTGGGCCGCGGCCAGGACGTCGACGACCACGTGCGCACCTCCACCGCGCTGCACGAGGTGAGCCTGCGCGCCGACCCGGACGCCGGCACCCGCGTGCTCGCCGTCGTCGGCGCGACCGGCTCCGGCAAGTCCACCCTCGCCCTGCTCACCGCGGGCCTGGTCCACCCCACCTCCGGCGCGATCCGGCTCGACGGCGCGGACCTGCGCTCCCTCACGGCCGACGCGCTCAGCGCGGACGTCGCCCTGGTGCTGCAGCAGGCCTTCGTCTTCGACGAGACGGTGCGCTGGAACGTCACCCTCGGCGACGACATCGACGAGGCGACGGTGCGCTGGGCGCTGCGGGTCGCGCAGGCCGAGGCCTTCGTCGACGCGCTGCCCCAGGGGCTCGACACCGAGCTGGGGGAGCGGGGCGGCTCGCTCTCCGGCGGGCAGCGTCAGCGGATCGCCCTGGCCCGGGCGCTCGCCCGTCGGCCCCGCCTGCTGATCCTCGACGACGCGACCAGCGCCTGCGACCCCAGCGTCGAGCTGGCGATCCTCGACGGCATCCGCCGCGAGATGACCGAGTCCACGCTGCTGCTGATCGCCTACCGCAAGTCCACCATCTCCCTCGCCGACCAGGTCGTCTTCCTCGACCACGGCCGGGTCTCGGACGCCGGCACCCATGAGGAGCTGCGCAGCCGCAGCGCCGGCTATCGCGGGCTCGTCGACGCCTACGACGAGGCCGCGATCAGCCACAGCCTGCTCGAGGCCTCGAAGCCGCAGCCGAGCGACGGGCCCGACCCGTCGGTCGCCGTCCCCGAGCAGCGGGCCCGCGCCGTGGCCGACGCCCGGCAGCGCCACGGCAGCAGCCGCTACCGCCACGAGGACGACACCCACGTGGACGACGAGACCTGCATGGACGAGGGCGCGCCCCGGGACCGCGAGGGGACCCGCGCCCACGACGCCCACGACGCCCCCGAGGACCCTGCCGCTCCCACGGCCGACGACGAGCGAGAGGAGGACCGATGA
- a CDS encoding Protein of unknown function (DUF456) (PFAM: Protein of unknown function (DUF456)), with protein MVDSLTVQIIVTVLAGLAYVVGLTGIIVPVLPGTITLVLATLVWAIVVGGWPAWTAFGLVLVFGAIGMGTSYVLTGRRLHAAEVPMWPVYVAIASGIVGFFVIPFLGLPIGFLLGLYIAESLRLQDWRRGVSSAVVAIKALGTGILIEFSLAMLSTITFALAVVVHFVTA; from the coding sequence ATGGTCGACAGCCTGACCGTCCAGATCATCGTGACGGTCCTGGCCGGCCTCGCCTACGTCGTGGGCCTGACGGGCATCATCGTGCCCGTGCTGCCCGGCACCATCACCCTCGTCCTGGCCACGCTGGTCTGGGCGATCGTGGTGGGCGGCTGGCCCGCCTGGACCGCCTTCGGCCTCGTGCTCGTGTTCGGCGCGATCGGGATGGGCACCAGCTACGTGCTCACCGGGCGCCGCCTCCACGCGGCCGAGGTGCCGATGTGGCCGGTCTACGTCGCGATCGCCTCCGGCATCGTCGGCTTCTTCGTCATCCCGTTCCTCGGCCTGCCGATCGGGTTCCTGCTGGGCCTGTACATCGCCGAGTCCCTGCGCCTGCAGGACTGGCGGCGCGGGGTCAGCTCGGCCGTCGTCGCCATCAAGGCGCTCGGCACGGGCATCCTCATCGAGTTCTCCCTCGCCATGCTCTCCACCATCACCTTCGCCCTCGCCGTCGTCGTCCACTTCGTCACCGCATGA
- a CDS encoding glycopeptide antibiotics resistance protein (PFAM: VanZ like family) — MNELLRLALVGIAGGLGVFAVLLLPAMWLQRRRFGAVRPPRLLGVAAISVYTMTLAGLTIAPAYDVAVTCRSRVGGVARLDPFHSAAELLALQRGGAGWWEMATSFPVLQVLMNMALFVPLGMILRGVFRLDATASVATGMLLSALIEVTQYTGAFGLYPCGVRIADIEDLVANTLGGWAGVLCAPLATRLGVPLFVHEQPLDRAAESRDAPEPRDAPDAADDADDADDAP, encoded by the coding sequence GTGAACGAGCTGCTGCGGCTGGCCCTGGTGGGCATCGCGGGCGGGCTCGGCGTGTTCGCCGTGCTCCTGCTGCCCGCGATGTGGCTGCAGCGACGCCGTTTCGGGGCGGTGCGCCCGCCGCGGCTGCTGGGGGTGGCCGCGATCAGCGTGTACACGATGACGCTCGCGGGGCTGACGATCGCCCCCGCCTACGACGTGGCGGTGACCTGCCGCTCCCGGGTGGGCGGGGTGGCGCGCCTGGATCCCTTCCACAGCGCCGCCGAGCTGCTGGCCCTGCAGCGCGGCGGGGCGGGCTGGTGGGAGATGGCCACCAGCTTCCCGGTGCTGCAGGTGCTCATGAACATGGCGCTGTTCGTGCCGCTGGGGATGATCCTGCGCGGGGTGTTCCGGCTGGATGCGACCGCGTCGGTGGCGACGGGGATGCTGCTCTCGGCGCTGATCGAGGTCACCCAGTACACGGGCGCGTTCGGGCTGTACCCGTGCGGGGTGCGGATCGCGGACATCGAGGACCTCGTCGCGAACACGCTCGGCGGGTGGGCGGGGGTGCTGTGCGCGCCGCTCGCGACCCGGCTCGGGGTGCCGCTGTTCGTGCACGAGCAGCCCCTGGACCGTGCCGCTGAGTCTCGTGATGCCCCTGAGCCTCGTGACGCCCCTGATGCCGCGGACGACGCCGACGACGCCGACGACGCTCCGTGA
- a CDS encoding 3-oxoacyl-(acyl-carrier-protein) synthase III (PFAM: 3-Oxoacyl-[acyl-carrier-protein (ACP)] synthase III; 3-Oxoacyl-[acyl-carrier-protein (ACP)] synthase III C terminal~TIGRFAM: 3-oxoacyl-(acyl-carrier-protein) synthase III), producing MTASSRPLASHALAQGSRIIGTGHHRPEKVMTNHDLEQLVETSDEWIRQRTGIESRRIAAEEQDVADLAALAGRAALADAGLEPSEITQVIVATCSNHERSPSAAGRVAQLLGLSGPAAFDVGAACSGFEHALAVADMSLRTGTSTATLVIGAEKLSAVTDYTDRTTCILTADGAGAMVLVPSETPTISPVVWGTVPDLADAVTIDGEGPYFSQQGRQVLGWALREAPTISRQIVEAAGLTMEDIDVFVPHQANLRMIEPLAASLGLREDAIVADDIITSGNTSAATIPLAISRMREAGRIPSGATALLVGFGGGFSWAGQVVRLP from the coding sequence ATGACCGCCTCGTCCCGTCCGCTCGCCTCGCACGCCCTCGCGCAGGGCTCCCGGATCATCGGGACCGGGCACCACCGCCCCGAGAAGGTCATGACCAACCACGACCTCGAGCAGCTGGTCGAGACCAGCGACGAGTGGATCCGCCAGCGCACCGGCATCGAATCCCGCCGCATCGCCGCCGAGGAGCAGGACGTCGCCGATCTCGCCGCGCTCGCGGGCCGTGCGGCCCTCGCCGACGCCGGCCTCGAGCCCTCCGAGATCACGCAGGTGATCGTCGCGACCTGCTCCAACCACGAGCGCTCCCCGAGCGCCGCCGGGCGGGTCGCGCAGCTGCTGGGCCTGTCCGGCCCCGCCGCCTTCGACGTGGGCGCCGCCTGCTCCGGCTTCGAGCATGCGCTGGCCGTGGCCGACATGTCGCTGCGCACCGGCACCTCCACCGCGACGCTCGTGATCGGTGCGGAGAAGCTCTCCGCCGTCACCGACTACACCGACCGCACCACCTGCATCCTCACCGCCGACGGCGCCGGCGCGATGGTGCTGGTGCCGAGCGAGACGCCCACCATCTCCCCGGTGGTGTGGGGCACCGTCCCCGACCTCGCCGACGCCGTCACCATCGACGGCGAGGGCCCGTACTTCTCCCAGCAGGGACGGCAGGTGCTCGGCTGGGCGCTGCGCGAGGCGCCGACGATCTCCCGGCAGATCGTCGAGGCCGCGGGCCTGACCATGGAGGACATCGACGTGTTCGTGCCCCACCAGGCGAACCTGCGGATGATCGAGCCGCTCGCCGCCTCCCTCGGGCTGCGCGAGGACGCGATCGTCGCCGACGACATCATCACCTCCGGCAACACCTCCGCCGCGACCATCCCGCTGGCCATCTCTCGGATGCGGGAGGCGGGGAGGATCCCGTCCGGGGCGACCGCGCTGCTGGTCGGCTTCGGCGGCGGGTTCTCATGGGCCGGCCAGGTGGTGCGCCTGCCCTGA